The following are encoded together in the Culex pipiens pallens isolate TS chromosome 1, TS_CPP_V2, whole genome shotgun sequence genome:
- the LOC120426605 gene encoding zinc finger protein 234-like, giving the protein MSSELIIGDSESCLIPCRLCLREYENDFMQDIFTEESNLEERIIKAVSVEPSCADPMTYICSNCNALVALIIDFRTACQQANDLLKSETYRTLPSSTWERSNAEETFQTAANLVQEHRYEVKALLKSNESQVDRETEDLLLDVKCEPEMLQELGEDEEPTEEAQPSRKKDGSVCPICGELVSKKAFEGHQNRHAGVQPFTCDIPGCGAKLYSKHALQQHRSRHNSMSKTFDCEVCGKRIKGAAYWLIHRKSHTEEPRFSCDICGKKFHRKTLPSSTWERSNAEETFQTAANLVQEHRYEVKALLKSNESQVDRETEDLLLDVKCEPEMLQELGEDEEPTEEAQPSRKKDGSVCPICGELVSKKAFEGHQNRHAGVQPFTCDIPGCGAKLYSKHALQQHRSRHNSMSKTFDCEVCGKRIKGAAYWLIHRKSHTEEPRFSCDICGKKFHRKCKLKRHSAVHSDNAEFRCEICGKCFSVKYNLTAHHKIHARKDQKATTNFTEK; this is encoded by the exons ATGAGTTCGGAACTAATTATTGGTGATAGTGAATCTTGTTTAATACCATGCCGTTTGTGCCTACGAGAATACGAAAATGATTTCATGCAAGACATATTCACGGAGGAATCCAACTTGGAAGAGCGCATAATAAAGGCAGTTTCGGTTGAG CCCTCTTGCGCTGATCCGATGACCTATATCTGCTCAAACTGTAATGCCCTAGTCGCCCTGATCATCGACTTTCGAACTGCTTGTCAGCAAGCCAACGATCTTTTGAAGAGTGAAACTTATAGAACTTTACCATCATCTACCTGGGAACGCTCAAATGCGGAAGAAACGTTCCAAACGGCCGCAAATCTAGTTCAGGAACATCGCTATGAAGTCAAAGCTCTGCTCAAAAGCAACGAATCTCAAGTTGACCGAGAAACGGAAGATTTGTTGCTGGACGTCAAGTGTGAACCGGAGATGCTCCAAGAACTTGGGGAGGACGAAGAACCCACAGAAGAAGCTCAACCTTCCCGCAAAAAAGACGGATCCGTATGCCCCATCTGTGGCGAATTGGTGTCGAAGAAGGCCTTCGAAGGTCACCAGAACCGGCACGCTGGAGTGCAACCTTTTACGTGCGATATTCCTGGCTGTGGGGCAAAATTGTACTCCAAGCATGCCCTTCAGCAGCACCGCAGTCGGCACAACTCTATGAGCAAGACCTTCGATTGCGAAGTGTGCGGGAAGCGGATAAAAGGGGCGGCCTATTGGTTGATCCATCGGAAGAGCCACACGGAAGAGCCGCGGTTTTCGTGCGATATTTGCGGGAAAAAGTTCCACCGGAA AACTTTACCATCATCTACCTGGGAACGCTCAAATGCGGAAGAAACGTTCCAAACGGCCGCAAATCTAGTTCAGGAACATCGCTATGAAGTCAAAGCTCTGCTCAAAAGCAACGAATCTCAAGTTGACCGAGAAACGGAAGATTTGTTGCTGGACGTCAAGTGTGAACCGGAGATGCTCCAAGAACTTGGGGAGGACGAAGAACCCACAGAAGAAGCTCAACCTTCCCGCAAAAAAGACGGATCCGTATGCCCCATCTGTGGCGAATTGGTGTCGAAGAAGGCCTTCGAAGGTCACCAGAACCGGCACGCTGGAGTGCAACCTTTTACGTGCGATATTCCTGGCTGTGGGGCAAAATTGTACTCCAAGCATGCCCTTCAGCAGCACCGCAGTCGGCACAACTCTATGAGCAAGACCTTCGATTGCGAAGTGTGCGGGAAGCGGATAAAAGGGGCGGCCTATTGGTTGATCCATCGGAAGAGCCACACGGAAGAGCCGCGGTTTTCGTGCGATATTTGCGGGAAAAAGTTCCACCGGAA atgCAAGTTGAAACGGCATTCCGCGGTGCACTCCGATAATGCTGAGTTTCGGTGTGAAATTTGTGGTAAATGTTTTAGTGTTAAGTACAATTTGACGGCGCACCACAAGATACATGCTAGGAAAGATCAAAAAGCAACAACAAACTTCACCGAAAAATGA
- the LOC120431331 gene encoding uncharacterized protein LOC120431331 yields MKLLIIFLVCCSSCCLAKLDQQQLETFSGVTKACFEELQIPAGWEFPTQALQDVKSITFSDRHIDFIVCATRKYNVLDEEGRYNAQLVKEIFLKSNTFDRQQVDEVVDLCYGDPKGTTLKENVAEATKCFFANKKFKLM; encoded by the exons ATGAAGCTCCtcataatatttttagtttgctGCTCAAGTTGCTGTTTG GCCAAGCTCGACCAACAGCAGCTGGAAACGTTCAGCGGAGTCACGAAGGCTTGTTTCGAGGAGCTGCAGATTCCAGCCGGTTGGGAATTTCCCACCCAAGCGTTGCAGGATGTGAAGTCGATCACCTTCAGCGATCGTCACATT GATTTCATCGTCTGCGCGACGCGAAAATACAATGTCCTGGACGAGGAGGGAAGGTACAACGCCCAGTTGGTGAAGGAAATCTTCCTCAAGAGCAACACCTTTGACAGGCAGCAAGTCGATGAGGTTGTGGATTTGTGCTACGGTGACCCCAAGGGGACGACCTTGAAGGAAAACGTGGCCGAAGCTACCAAGTGTTTCTTCGCGAACAAGAAGTTTAAGCTTATGTAA
- the LOC120431330 gene encoding uncharacterized protein LOC120431330, whose translation MKLLAIFSILFCFVCCFAKLNQQQMETINGFAKDCFKELNIPSDSNLLARALKTKLTTFSDQDIDFLACMGRTVGALDAEGVYHSQPIEGFFLQSGSTFNKQEMIDVVEICIGQQVRGTPYKDNVAKFNKCFYENKKFDLM comes from the exons ATGAAGCTCCTcgcaattttctcaatattgttttgttttgtttgttgtttt GCAAAACTAAACCAGCAGCAAATGGAAACCATCAACGGATTCGCCAAAGATTGCTTCAAAGAGCTGAACATTCCAAGCGATTCGAATTTACTCGCGAGAGCTTTGAAAACTAAATTAACGACTTTCAGCGATCAGGACATC GACTTTCTCGCCTGCATGGGAAGAACGGTTGGAGCGCTGGACGCGGAGGGAGTCTATCATTCGCAGCCGATCGAGGGCTTCTTTCTGCAGAGCGGAAGCACCTTCAACAAGCAGGAAATGATCGACGTGGTCGAGATTTGCATCGGTCAGCAAGTTAGGGGAACACCCTATAAGGATAACGTGGCAAAGTTTAACAAGTGTTTCTATGAGAAcaagaaatttgatttgatgtag
- the LOC120426604 gene encoding zinc finger protein 471-like, with protein sequence MSSELIIGDSESCLIPCRLCLREYENDYMQDIFTEESNLEERIIKAVSVEPSRADQMTHICSNCNALVALIINFRTACQQANDLLKSETYRTVRSSTWERSNAEETFRRAANLVQEHRYEVKALLKSNEIQAGEATENFLEDVKCGPEIPHVLEQDDESPSSPEESSIAARLTCGKRGREKIMCPICGEMVSLETLEGHQNRHAGVQPFTCDIPGCGAKLYSQLALRQHRSRHNSASKFYDCGVCGKRIKSAAYWLIHRKSHTEEPRFSCDICGKKFHRKYKLKQHSTVHSGIAEFQCEICGKYFTIKHNLTAHYKLHARKDQKAMTNTNFNEK encoded by the exons ATGAGTTCGGAACTAATTATTGGTGATAGTGAATCTTGTTTAATACCATGCCGTTTGTGCCTACGAGAATACGAAAATGATTACATGCAAGACATCTTCACAGAGGAATCCAACTTGGAAGAGCGCATAATAAAGGCAGTTTCGGTTGAG CCCTCTCGCGCTGATCAAATGACCCATATTTGCTCAAACTGTAACGCACTAGTCGCCCTAATCATCAACTTTCGTACTGCTTGTCAACAAGCCAACGATCTTTTGAAGAGTGAAACTTATAGAACTGTACGATCTTCTACCTGGGAACGCTCAAATGCGGAAGAAACGTTCCGCCGAGCTGCCAACCTAGTTCAAGAACATCGCTATGAAGTCAAAGCTCTGCTCAAGAGCAACGAAATTCAAGCTGGCGAAGCCACAGAAAATTTCCTGGAGGACGTCAAGTGTGGACCGGAAATACCACATGTTCTTGAGCAGGACGACGAATCTCCCTCTTCACCGGAAGAATCTTCCATAGCAGCTCGACTTACATGCGGAAAGCGAGGCCGCGAAAAGATCATGTGCCCTATTTGTGGCGAGATGGTGTCGCTGGAGACCCTCGAAGGCCACCAGAACCGGCACGCCGGAGTGCAACCTTTCACGTGCGATATTCCTGGCTGTGGGGCAAAGTTGTACTCCCAGCTTGCCCTGCGGCAGCACCGCAGTCGGCACAATTCTGCGAGCAAGTTCTACGACTGTGGAGTGTGCGGTAAGCGGATCAAGAGCGCGGCCTACTGGTTGATCCATCGGAAGAGCCACACGGAAGAGCCGCGGTTTTCGTGCGATATTTGCGGGAAAAAGTTCCACCGGAA ATACAAGCTGAAACAGCACTCCACGGTGCACTCCGGAATTGCAGAGTTTCAGTGTGAAATTTGCGGCAAATATTTTACGATCAAGCACAACTTGACGGCGCACTACAAGTTACATGCTAGGAAAGATCAAAAAGCAATGACAAACACAAACTTTAACGAAAAATAA